One Triticum dicoccoides isolate Atlit2015 ecotype Zavitan chromosome 5B, WEW_v2.0, whole genome shotgun sequence genomic window carries:
- the LOC119305107 gene encoding ureide permease 1-like: protein MFVVEDKGSAIALMCAALLFLGTWPALLTLLERRGRLPQHTYLDYSITNLLAAVLIALTLGQLGDSKQNMPNFFTQLNQDNWPSVLFAMAGGLVLSIGNLSTQYAWAYVGLSVTEVICASMVVVIGTTLNYFLDNRINRADILFTGVACFLVAVILGTAVHSSNAADNEEKLSESTNGYNLGTNGGMKPSKQGIHDALEVDIENGACAEEATRAEAGTAEYLIELEGRRSVKVFGSSTLKGLGLVFFAGVCLSLFSPALNLATNDQWHTLKGGVPHLVVYTAFFYFSMSCFVIGVGLNILFLYRPMAGVPKSSFRAYLGDWEGRQWALLAGLLCGLGNGFQFMGGQAAGYAAADAVEALPLVSTFWGIVLFGEYRKSSKKTYTLLVLMLLMFVAAVATLMASAGHRSTE, encoded by the exons ATGTTCGTCGTAGAAGACAAGGGTAGCGCCATTGCTCTCATGTGCGCCGCCCTCCTCTTCTTGGGCACATGGCCAGCATTGCTCACCCTCTTGGAGCGCAGGGGCCGGCTACCGCAGCACACGTACCTCGATTACTCGATCACCAACCTCCTCGCCGCGGTCCTCATTGCACTCACCTTGGGCCAGCTTGGGGACAGCAAGCAAAACATGCCCAATTTCTTCACCCAGCTCAATCAG GATAACTGGCCTTCGGTGCTGTTTGCAATGGCAGGGGGCCTTGTGCTCAGTATTGGGAACCTTTCTACACAATATGCTTGGGCATATGTGGGTCTCTCAGTTACCGAGGTTATCTGCGCAAGCATGGTTGTTGTTATAG GCACAACACTGAATTATTTCCTGGACAACCGCATCAACAGGGCAGATATTCTTTTCACTGGAGTGGCTTGCTTCCTTGTTGCAGTCATCCTTGGGACTGCTGTACACTCTTCCAATGCAGCTGATAATGAAGAGAAACTAAGTGAATCCACAAATGGCTACAACCTTGG GACAAATGGAGGTATGAAGCCAAGCAAACAAGGTATACATGATGCACTAGAGGTGGACATAGAGAATGGAGCTTGTGCAGAAGAGGCCACCAGAGCTGAAGCAGGAACTGCAGAATACCTAATTGAGCTCGAAGGCCGGCGTTCGGTTAAG GTGTTTGGATCGAGCACCCTCAAGGGGCTTGGGCTGGTTTTCTTTGCCGGGGTCTGCCTCTCGCTCTTCTCCCCGGCACTCAACCTCGCCACCAATGACCAGTGGCACACCCTGAAAGGCGGCGTCCCGCATTTGGTTGTGTACACCGCCTTCTTCTACTTCTCCATGTCATGCTTTGTCATCGGTGTCGGGCTCAACATCTTGTTCCTCTACCGCCCGATGGCCGGTGTGCCGAAGTCGTCCTTCAGGGCCTATCTGGGTGACTGGGAAGGCAGGCAGTGGGCTCTCCTGGCCGGCTTGCTTTGTGGTTTGGGCAATGGCTTCCAGTTCATGGGTGGTCAGGCTGCTGGTTATGCTGCTGCTGATGCTGTTGAG GCATTGCCACTTGTGAGCACATTCTGGGGCATCGTGCTTTTCGGGGAGTACCGCAAGTCGTCCAAGAAAACCTACACTCTGCTCGTGTTGATGCTGCTCATGTTTGTCGCGGCTGTAGCAACGCTCATGGCTTCAGCAGGTCACAGGAGCACAGAGTGA